The following DNA comes from Fervidibacillus albus.
TTCGGGATGTTTTTCCCTTCAAAATTCCCTTGTTCCGATATACCGTACATTTGACAAAATTGTTCACCGAGTTCTTGGCCAAGAATCTCTACGATTTCCTGTTTTGTCCATACGTAAAAATTCCCCTCCTCACCATCGGAATCTGCATCGATGGCGGAAAAAAAAGCTCCGGATTCATGTTGCAGATCCCTTCTCACAAATTCGATGATTTGTTCGGCAATCGTTTGAAATTGCGAGTTTTCCGTCAATTGATACGCCTCGGTAAACGTGTACAATAAAAGGGCTTGATCGTATAACATTTTTTCAAAGTGGGGAACGAGCCACATGGCATCTGTCGAATATCTGGCAAATCCGAAACCGATATGGTCCCATATACCTCCCTTTCTCATTTGGATAAGCGTTTTATTCACCATGGAAAGAGCCTGTTCATCCTTCGTCCATACGTAAAATTTTAATAAAAACATTAACGTATGCGGTATAGGAAATTTCGGTGCGTGACCGAACCCACCAAATTTTGTATCAAATTGATTTGAAAGCTGATGAAACGTGTCATGGAGAACGGTTATGCTCAGCTCTCCTTTTTTCTGTCTCCTCACTTGTCGATCGATCGCTTCCATTAAACGTGTTGTCATTTGACTGACTTTTTCCGGTTCCTTTTCGTAAGTTTGTGAAAGTTGTCGCAACACATCGATCAATCCCGGTCGACCGAATCGGCTCTTCTTTGGAAAATAAGTTCCTGCATAAAAAGGTTTTTGATCCGGTGTCAAAAACACATTGAGTGGCCATCCTCCTTGACCGGTGAGCATTTGACATACTTTCATATAGATGGCGTCGATATCCGGTCGCTCCTCCCGATCGACTTTCACTGCTACGAACCGTTCATTTAAAATTTCGGCCACTTCCACATCTTCAAAACTTTCGTGGGCCATTACGTGACACCAATGGCAAGTAGAATAACCGATACTAACAAACAGGGGTTTATTCTCCTTTTTTGCCTTTTCAAACGCCTCTTTTCCCCACGGATACCAGTCAACAGGATGATGGGCATGCTGCAAAAGGTAAGGAGATTTTTCACCGATTAGTCGATTCGGTTTTTTGATCGTACTCATATATTCACCTCCAATTAATTTAGAAAGCGATTACTTTTTTGTTATCATTGTTTACAAAAACTTTAACTGAAAAAGGAAACAGATTTCAACTTTCAAACTGGCGGAACAATTCGATGCGTTGATTGTTTGAGTAAAAATGGATAGAAAAGTACTTTATCTTATCGAAAACGGATGAAGGGAGAAGTAATCAATATGAAGAAAATGCAACTAATAGAACGACACAGCCAATAATGATCAAAATCTTTTCCAAACGATAAAACGGCCGATGTTTGAGGAGATGAAGCTTACGACGGTTAGAAGGGTATAGGAAAAACCGACTAAGGAAGGATCTTGAAAAATACAATTCACTTACATTTTTCAACGTAATTAATTGCTTACATATACCGACTCAAACCGAAATGAAATAAATGGTAAATTGCCCATGTATTTGTCGCAGATTTAGAAAATTTCTTCGTTCGAATGTAATGCAAATCACTGATTGTTAATTATTCTTTTTTTGAGCGACTCCCCCTATTTCTTTACCATTCATTGTTATTGCAAAATATGTTGAAATTACAACATTTTTATGAAATCTTCTTCTGAAATAATTTCAATTTCGTGGCCTTCGCTAATTAGTTTTTCTGCTTTCTTTAATTTCGATGATTTAATAACATCGCCATCCTTCATTTAAATATTTTAATAACATTTCCTCACGGGTAAAACCGGTCACTTGAACTTTGTTACCATATATGTCTAAAAGAGCGCTGTTTAATTCATTAATTCTATTTTGGAGCATATCATTCCATGTCTCCTCTCATTTTACATTTTCGTATTTTTTGGGAAAAGAAACCACTTTAATCGATAAGTACATAATCAGTGTTAACCTTTTATGCTCGATGCAATTTCAAATATTGAAGAAGATAAAATTCAATTTAATCGTTGCCCTTTTTTAGGGAAGAGCCTCAAATTTTATTTTCTTTATTCGACAATTTTTTCTAAAATCCTTCCCTTTCGAGAGAATTTTATCGTCATCCTAGAGAAATGAGAAAAGAAACGTTTGTGCGCTAAAAATTGGATATTTTTTCAACCGGCTTTTTAAAACAAATGTAAATTTATTCATATTCCCTTTAAGCTGTCATCGCTTTGTGGAAGTTTCATGTAGGGAAGATCAAATGTGTAAACAGCTCGCATTCGAAGACCTCGTAGTAGGCTTAGTCCACAGGGAAGCTTTTGTCCTTGCCTGCGGAAAGCGAAGTATTTTAACGGAACGAATCACTTTTTTTCAGTCCGATAGCATTTGTATAGAAATAAAAAAGCCAATGAAAATTTCCAACAAAAATTTCATTGGCTTTTTCTTCTTAGAGGGGCTGTTTTGAAGTGGAAAAAGGGAACAACGCACAATGAAAATTTCTCATTTTACTTGTATAAGGTGAAAAGCTAACCACTTAGTTCTTTAAAATATGGAACTCCTTTTCAAGTAACGTCCAGTTTTCGGGGAATGGTTCGCCTAGTACCCAATAGGCGACTCCTTTCAGTCCGTATTCGTTCACAAGTTGAAACTTCGCTTGCATGCTTTGTTCATTTTCAAACCAAACTTCGTGGGTTTTGTTTTCATCGTCGGCGTAACGAAACCAAGGGGCCTGTGCTTCATCATCAAATTGAATTTCCACTCCTTCCTTCGCTGCTAGTTCCACTGCTTCCGCTGGTGCGATTCGTTTCGCATATTCCCCTCCTTTTTCGTACGGTAACGTCCAGTCGTACCCGTACAAAGGAGCACCCATCACAATTTTTTCCTGGGGAATAACGGAGACAGCATAGTCGAGAACTTTCCGAACTTGGGGGATCGGTGAAACAGCCATTGGCGGCCCACCTGACCATCCCCATTCATACGTCATCAAAATTACGAAATCTGCCAATTCCCCATGTCGCTTATAATCATGGGCACCGTGCCACGCACCCCCTTGTTCATCGCTCGTTTTTGGGGCTAACGCAGTGGATACTGTAAAGCCGGCTTTCCGAACTTGGGGAATGATCGTTTCAAGAAATCCGTTATACAGTTCCCGATCCTGTTCGCGAATATGTTCAAAATCGATATTTAACGCTTTATATCCTTTCGCTTTCATCGTTTGAATGACGCCATTGATCAAACTTTTTGAAGCCGTTTTATCGGTAAAAATTTGATAAGCAATATCCGGTGAAAAATTTCCTTCTGTGAAATTGGTAATGACCATCATCGGTATCGCTCCTGCTTTTTTTACAGCTGCGAGCGCTTCACTGTCTTCGATCGGAACAAGGCTGCCGTCACCATTCACCCGATAACTAAAAAAGGCAACATAGGATAAATGATCACTGACCCCGTTCAAGTCCGATACGGCTTGCTCGGCTGTAATCGGTTCGAGAAATCCAATCGTGTGGATCGATCTTTTTTCATCGGGTGCTTGTTCGGAATTTTCCTTTCGAATAAGTTTTGCTGGTGATTGGCTATTTTGAATATTATATTGGGCGTCTTGCGATTGCATTTGTTGTTCATTTCCATATCCACAGCCAGAGATGAGTAAAAGAACTAGAAATAAGACAAGTTTTTTCATTATAACCACCCCATTTTTTCTTATGTTTCCAAGTTGGACTGGCGGCTATTCATCCGTTTATGTTCATCTTCCATCCGGGACATGTGACCATAATCGAAACAAAAAAGAACCTTTCCAGCCAACGATTAATTACTGAAAAAGGTTCTTCATTTTTTTGGAAAGCATCATTCATCGTCTTCAAACATTTCATCGAACACATCGTACACTTTTTCGAATTCCTCATCCGTTTCCAACGCATCCAAATCTCCATCTTTATCCACTTTTAAAAAAAATACGTCGATATCTTCCTCCGTATCTTCTTCAAGATCTTCAACAAAGCTTACCGCAACGTACACGGTTCCGTCAACCGTCGCTTTTGCAATTACTTCCACTTCTTGTTCTTCGTCATTTTCATCGGTAATCGTAAACACTTCACCGATTTCAATCTCTTCCATCAACAATCTCCTCCATTCGATGAACTTCCATCGCGATTATTTTATCCAGAAACTTAGGAAACATGTATAGATTCAATCCGAAGAAAGTCATTTTTCTTATCACATCAATATATAAAAAGGAAACCTTTGTCAATTTTAGTTCCATGTTATAATAAAGATAGGATGAAAGCGATTACTTTTTCTTGCACTGTTCAATCTATATATATGACATTCGAAAGATGGGAGGGGAATTCGGTGAAGGTATGGATCGTGGGTGGAATTTCGCTTCTTCTCTTATTACTCATCGTCGGTACGGTCGTTTTAATATTTCAATTTAAAAAAAGGACAGGGGGAGATTCGGCCAGTCGACATTTTTCGAATCCGAATGCAAAAATCGAGCAGGCCGACTACACGTACATGATTTGTGAACGATGTCATAAACGTAATTATGTGAACAAAAACAGCTTGCATAAACTATGTAACAATTGTGGATGGAATTTGACGGAACCGTACGTGCATAAAACCGTCCACATAAAACAATTAGCCGAGGATATTGGTACCGAACAACTGGCAAAAATGAACGTTAATGATCGGCTTTACGTGTACATCGACCACGTTTTAAAAGAAGGGAATAAAATGGCAACCGTCAGCGTGTACGACGGCAACTACCGGTTAATCGGCACTGTCGACGAAGAGGTCGCAAAGGAATTAATTCCGAAAATCGACATGTGCGCCAAAGTGTTCGGAAAAATAAAAAAGAAACATCCCCATGGATTGGAAATTTTAATTACGAATGATGTTCAAAAAATGTGGAGTTTTTGAGCACAACTCCTTGTAAATCACGAACGAATCCCCTTTGCAAACAGTGACGTCCACAAGATTCTTTTTTACGGCATCCCAGTTCAACGCATAATCCGTCCCCTTTAAAAAAATTATCTTTTATCCATAAAAGCAACCAATATAAATGTGGCGATTGGACCTAAAAATAACGAAAGAATAAACCAATTTAATCCACTGCGATTTTTTCCTTGGGCAAGACCGGCATTGATGAGGGCCAATGTCCCCCATCCGACATAAAATTTTTCATCCACGGTGAATATTCCCCCAAATCTTTTTTACACAAAACTATTGTTGACGTCTGATTTATGCGTTCAAGGAATGATCTTTATTTTTTTCAACATACAATTTTAAGTTTCGGTATTGATTTTTAAAATTTGTGACAGCTGCCATACTAAACAATTTTGCCACTAGTTTATACCATAAATTACTCGGTATGATCGATGCTTCCACAACTAAATAGGTGTTTTCTCCCTTTTCAGATAATAAATATTTCGTAATGCTTATTCCTTCCTTCGAATGGGAATGGAGCACTACTTTATGGGGAGGATCGTATTCGACTAATTCGACGTCCACCGTAATTTTATTATCACCAATTTTTTGAACAGTCTTGAATTTCGCTTTGGATGCCAGCTGATCCTTTTGATTTTCTTCGTATAAATTTTCAATCAACAGTCGATTCCACAATTTTATTTTTTCATCATCGTTTAAATATTGAAAAACGATGTCGATCGGCGCATGAATTTCCTCGTCACATCGGAAAACTAATATTTCTTTCATTTAATTTACTTCCCTTTTGTCTTTCCATTTTTGTTTTCATTTCATATGATTTTATAGTCTACCATATCATGTTGAAAGAGTTAACTATTTTTTGTTCACTTTTTAGAAAAAGGTTCCATGACTTAAGTCCTGGTTCCTTTCCCCTTTCCGATTTGGTACAATTTTTACAGTTGTTGTCAAGAGAGGAGTTTCGCTGATGAGAATCGAACAACCTTTTTTAAAAGAAATGAGCATGTTACGTGAATTCGTACCATCCTTTGAAACGTACCCTTTTCATTTATCCACCATAAAACATTTGAACCGGCTTACTTTTCATCCGAAAGTCACCTATTTTGTCGGTGAAAA
Coding sequences within:
- a CDS encoding OB-fold nucleic acid binding domain-containing protein; this translates as MKVWIVGGISLLLLLLIVGTVVLIFQFKKRTGGDSASRHFSNPNAKIEQADYTYMICERCHKRNYVNKNSLHKLCNNCGWNLTEPYVHKTVHIKQLAEDIGTEQLAKMNVNDRLYVYIDHVLKEGNKMATVSVYDGNYRLIGTVDEEVAKELIPKIDMCAKVFGKIKKKHPHGLEILITNDVQKMWSF
- a CDS encoding DUF1292 domain-containing protein; protein product: MEEIEIGEVFTITDENDEEQEVEVIAKATVDGTVYVAVSFVEDLEEDTEEDIDVFFLKVDKDGDLDALETDEEFEKVYDVFDEMFEDDE
- a CDS encoding thioredoxin domain-containing protein, translated to MSTIKKPNRLIGEKSPYLLQHAHHPVDWYPWGKEAFEKAKKENKPLFVSIGYSTCHWCHVMAHESFEDVEVAEILNERFVAVKVDREERPDIDAIYMKVCQMLTGQGGWPLNVFLTPDQKPFYAGTYFPKKSRFGRPGLIDVLRQLSQTYEKEPEKVSQMTTRLMEAIDRQVRRQKKGELSITVLHDTFHQLSNQFDTKFGGFGHAPKFPIPHTLMFLLKFYVWTKDEQALSMVNKTLIQMRKGGIWDHIGFGFARYSTDAMWLVPHFEKMLYDQALLLYTFTEAYQLTENSQFQTIAEQIIEFVRRDLQHESGAFFSAIDADSDGEEGNFYVWTKQEIVEILGQELGEQFCQMYGISEQGNFEGKNIPNRIFPNKDKLANRYEMTIDELEGQMEVAREKLFQKRKERPTPQVDDKVLTGWNALMIAALAKAGAVFDCKLYIDMAKNALAFVEEQLFVDGRLMVRYRDGDVKQKAFMDDYAYLLWAYIELYEATFDFRYLQKGKQLAEKMMHLFWDQEHGGFFFTGYDAETILVKDKEIYDGALPSGNSVAATSLLKLGRLTGTFEYVEIVYEMYSLFKEEVEQIPAVHTFFLQSLLIEQFPQKEVVIIGPKNCQKRKKLLKRIQQAYTPELSVIVAEDPKQLAQVAEFAKHYRMVNHETTIYICENFACKQPTTNVEEVIQKLNLSSHKNCT
- a CDS encoding glycosyl hydrolase family 18 protein; translation: MKKLVLFLVLLLISGCGYGNEQQMQSQDAQYNIQNSQSPAKLIRKENSEQAPDEKRSIHTIGFLEPITAEQAVSDLNGVSDHLSYVAFFSYRVNGDGSLVPIEDSEALAAVKKAGAIPMMVITNFTEGNFSPDIAYQIFTDKTASKSLINGVIQTMKAKGYKALNIDFEHIREQDRELYNGFLETIIPQVRKAGFTVSTALAPKTSDEQGGAWHGAHDYKRHGELADFVILMTYEWGWSGGPPMAVSPIPQVRKVLDYAVSVIPQEKIVMGAPLYGYDWTLPYEKGGEYAKRIAPAEAVELAAKEGVEIQFDDEAQAPWFRYADDENKTHEVWFENEQSMQAKFQLVNEYGLKGVAYWVLGEPFPENWTLLEKEFHILKN
- a CDS encoding SRPBCC family protein; the protein is MKEILVFRCDEEIHAPIDIVFQYLNDDEKIKLWNRLLIENLYEENQKDQLASKAKFKTVQKIGDNKITVDVELVEYDPPHKVVLHSHSKEGISITKYLLSEKGENTYLVVEASIIPSNLWYKLVAKLFSMAAVTNFKNQYRNLKLYVEKNKDHSLNA